From a single Miscanthus floridulus cultivar M001 chromosome 8, ASM1932011v1, whole genome shotgun sequence genomic region:
- the LOC136469594 gene encoding uncharacterized mitochondrial protein AtMg00810-like → MTRGRHGIVLPNPKYANLTTTTTLSSPPGSVHAALRDLTWRQAMQEEYDALVSNGTWTLVPRLVGANVITGKWIFKNKLNLDGTLERRKARWVVRGFNQRAGVDSHQTFSPVVKPATIRTVLHLAASRSWPTTYLLVYVDDILLTASTSDFLAHIVKLLRQEFAMKDLGDIRFFLGVQVRRDEHGFFLNQAQYAEDILEHAGMLNCKSAPTPVDTKPKLSLTEGALFNDPTFYRSIVGALQYLTLTRPDLAYAVNQACLFMHAPREVHWGIVKRILRYLRGTLDNGLRISASPTTHLTAYSDADWAGCPDTRRSTLGYCVFLGDSLVSWSSKR, encoded by the exons ATGACTCGAGGCCGCCACGGCATCGTCCTCCCCAACCCGAAGTACGCCAACCTCACCACCACCACGACGCTGTCTTCTCCACCAGGCTCTGTCCATGCCGCGCTCCGCGATCTGACATGGCGGCAGGCGATGCAAGAGGAGTACGATGCCCTCGTGTCCAATGGCACCTGGACACTCGTGCCACGGCTGGTTGGTGCAAACGTCATCACAGGGAAGTGGATCTTCAAGAACAAACTGAACCTCGACGGAACCCTGGAGCGCCGCAAGGCTCGATGGGTGGTCCGTGGGTTCAACCAGCGTGCGGGCGTCGACTCCCACCAGACCTTCTCGCCGGTCGTCAAACCTGCAACAATTCGGACAGTCCTTCATCTTGCAGCTTCGCGTTCGTGGCCG ACAACTTATTTGCTtgtctatgtcgatgacatcctGCTCACCGCTTCGACAAGTGATTTCTTGGCACACATCGTCAAGCTGCTTCGCCAAGAATTTGCAATGAAGGATCTTGGTGACATCCGGTTCTTCCTCGGTGTGCAAGTTCGGCGCGACGAACATGGCTTCTTCCTCAACCAAGCACAATATGCTGAAGACATTCTTGAACACGCTGGGATGCTGAACTGCAAGTCTGCTCCGACACCGGTCGACACCAAGCCAAAGCTCTCCCTGACGGAGGGTGCCCTCTTCAATGACCCGACGTTCTACCGCAGCATTGTGGGTGCACTCCAGTACCTGACCTTGACACGTCCTGATCTTGCATATGCTGTGAATCAGGCGTGCTTGTTCATGCACGCGCCACGGGAAGTACACTGGGGAATTGTCAAGCGCATTCTCCGGTACCTGCGTGGAACACTCGACAATGGTCTGCGCATCTCGGCATCACCGACAACGCACCTGACTGCCTACTCCGACGCAGATTGGGCAGGGTGCCCTGACACCCGACGATCCACATTAGGCTACTGCGTGTTCCTTGGTGACTCATTGGTGTCTTGGTCGTCCAAGCGATAG